From Oryctolagus cuniculus chromosome 17, mOryCun1.1, whole genome shotgun sequence, a single genomic window includes:
- the CBX2 gene encoding chromobox protein homolog 2 translates to MEELSSVGEQVFAAECILSKRLRKGKLEYLVKWRGWSSKHNSWEPEENILDPRLLLAFQKKEHEKEAQNRKRGKRPRGRPRKHTATAACSRRAKLKESDTPCKSKSSSSSSSSTSSSSSSDEEDDSDLDAKRGPRGRETHPVPQKKAQILVAKPELKDPVRKKRGRKPLPPEQKAARRPVSLAKVLKAARKDLGPPPLSAPVAGLAALKAHTKEACGGPSAVATPENLASLMKGMAGSPSRGGISWQSSIVHYMNRMSQGQAQAASRLALKAQAATKCGLGLDLKVRTQKAELGLSPPGSKVPKVTSGGAIEQKAGSTVGPPHAHGGGKVPAGCPGPQPAPTQELSLQVLDLQSVKNGVPGVGLLSRQAAANKAGTPAAASPATGKGAGGGPTAGSGGSVTVDTSKGERLASRASALPTPTGKRDGVKGSVAPGGQDGSAAPGEGRKAAALSEMSTGEENSSSDSDPDSASLPSAGHNLSVSVQTSQDWKPPRSLIEHVFVTDVTANLITVTVKESPTSVGFFSLKHY, encoded by the exons ATGGAGGAGCTGAGCAGCGTGGGCGAGCAGGTCTTCGCCGCCGAGTGCATCCTGAGCAAGCGGCTGCGCAAG GGCAAGCTGGAGTACCTGGTCAAGTGGCGCGGCTGGTCCTCCAA ACATAACAGCTGGGAGCCGGAGGAAAACATCCTGGACCCTCGGCTGCTCCTGGCGTTCCAGAAGAA GGAGCACGAGAAGGAGGCGCAGAACCGGAAGAGGGGCAAGAGGCCGAGGGGCCGGCCGCGGAAGCACACGGCGACGGCGGCCTGCAGCCGGCGCGCCAAGCTCAAG GAATCCGACACGCCCTGCAAGTCCAAATccagcagctcctcctcttcctccacgtcctcctcctcttcctcagacGAAGAGGACGACAGCGACCTGGACGCCAAGAGGGGCCCCCGGGGCCGCGAGACCCACCCAGTGCCTCAGAAGAAGGCGCAGATCCTGGTGGCCAAGCCGGAGCTGAAGGACCCGGTCCGCAAGAAGCGGGGACGCAAGCCCCTGCCCCCGGAGCAGAAGGCAGCGCGCAGGCCCGTGAGCCTGGCCAAGGTGCTGAAGGCGGCCCGCAAGGACCTGGGGCCCCCGCCGCTCAGCGCCCCCGTGGCTGGCCTGGCAGCCCTAAAGGCCCACACCAAGGAGGCCTGCGGCGGCCCGAGCGCCGTGGCCACCCCGGAGAACCTGGCCAGCCTGATGAAGGGCATGGCGGGCAGCCCCAGCCGCGGCGGCATCAGCTGGCAGAGTTCCATCGTGCACTACATGAACCGGATGAGCCAGGGCCAGGCGCAGGCCGCCAGCAGGCTGGCGCTCAAGGCCCAGGCCGCCACCAAGTGTGGCCTCGGGCTGGACCTGAAGGTGAGGAcacagaaagcagagctggggctgagcccccCAGGAAGCAAAGTCCCCAAGGTCACCAGCGGCGGGGCCATAGAGCAGAAAGCGGGGAGCACCGTGGGGCCCCCCCATGCCCATGGCGGCGGCAAGGTACCCGCTGGGTGCCCCGGTCCCCAGCCAGCACCCACGCAGGAGCTGAGCCTGCAGGTCCTAGACTTACAGAGCGTCAAGAACGGTGTGCCCGGGGTGGGCCTGCTCTCCCGCCAGGCCGCCGCCAACAAGGCTGGCACCCCTGCTGCCGCCAGCCCCGCCACAGGGAAGGGCGCCGGGGGTGGCCCCACAGCGGGCAGTGGGGGCAGCGTGACCGTGGACACCAGCAAAGGCGAGAGGCTGGCCTCCAGGGCTTcggctctgcccacccccacgGGCAAGAGGGACGGGGTCAAGGGCAGCGTCGCCCCCGGCGGGCAGGACGGCAGCGCGGCCCCTGGCGAAGGCCGGAAGGCAGCTGCACTGTCAGAGATGAGCACGGGCGAGGAGAACAGCAGCTCCGACTCGGACCCTGACTCCGCCTCGCTGCCCAGCGCCGGCCACAACCTGTCCGTGTCCGTCCagaccagccaggactggaagcccCCACGCAGCCTCATCGAGCACGTCTTTGTCACTGACGTCACCGCAAACCTCATCACTGTCACCGTGAAGGAGTCCCCCACCAGCGTGGGCTTCTTCAGCCTGAAACATTACTGA